The Chelonoidis abingdonii isolate Lonesome George chromosome 11, CheloAbing_2.0, whole genome shotgun sequence genomic interval TCCAGGAAAAAGCAGATCTTTGTGAAAGCGCCAAGATGGCACAAGAACTCCACATTCATCAGGGGCATTTCATGAAGATCTTATTCTTGTGGAAGTAGCCGCTGTTCCCTTTAGGTCCTTCCTCTGCAATGCAACACAAATGTTAGTGGGCTAGAAAAATCCACTCCTGTGTTGGGTGGACGGCACACTATCAAAGTTGGCTGTACCCATTTCTGACTTTCTACAGTCTGTAGCATTTAAGCTAGAGGTGGGAGATAATCAGGAGCtcaaagggtttgtctacatggggaaatttactTGCATAATTTCACCACTGttgttatactggtataactcccaTGTGGACACACAGTCTGCGACAACTATAGAGGCCTGACTGCCTCTTTACATCCTTCTGGCAGCAAACTGTAATGTGTGCCAGAGTGATGTGCAGGGGCCTTAATTTGAAAGAAAACCAGGCCTTATCTGCAacctttaaaaaactgaataGAACTCAGAAACTAATTAACAGATTTCCTTGAAAGTCCTCAGACAATCCAAGCTTTATTCTGAGGCTAGGAACTGAAAAGCTGAAGTAGATACACATTTTCATACAAAACAGAGgctaaattaataataattggagatatacctatctcttagaactagaagggaccttgaaaggtcattgagtccagccccctgccttcactagcaggactgagtactgatttttgctctagatccctaagtggccccctcagtgattgaactcataatgctgggtttaacaggtaatgctcaaaccattaagctattcttctccccctccagatTTAAGTGCAAAATGACCCAGCTGTAGATATGGCTGTGCCTCCTTCATGCCGAGCTGTTAACCTGGAGATGGAAGTGTCATTCCTTGCCTCTGTGTGATGTACTTTCCCCTCTCCCTAGACTTCTCAGCAATGCAAGAGCAGAGTGAATAGAATGGCTTCCAACCAACAGACTGCCGTGAGCGAAGGTGAGTGTGATCTATGGGCTGCTCGCCTCATGAGCAAAGCAGTACTGCTCATGCAGTAAAGCTCAGTGCCGCAGCTAGAGCCTgccctgggagaggctgggactagAACAGTGCTGACATTGtaacagccctgctcctgcttcattccctacagcacctcctgcagggAGAGGCTGGTATTGCAGTTGCTGTGAACTTCCTCATGGCTGTGCTCCTATACGATTCCTTAAAATGCAACCTTCTGGCAGAGGCTGCATCTGGAGTAGCTGTGATGTCTCAGATAAGGGTGCCAGTTATCAGTGAGTGATATGAGCTCACCCCAAGCTATAAGTGCCATACTGTCTAAGTGCTGGTCTTCTCCACAGATAATATTGTAGCCTTCAGAAAACACATGGATAATTATACATCTGGGGAGCTAAAGAGGCTGAGCGAGCATTTCCGCCCTGACTTGGTCTACGTCATAGAGAACGACATTCTCACTGTGCTGCAGGAACTCACCAGCAGATGCATCATCACTGCTCAGCAGGCCCAGGTACGGACGGCACCACTCATTGACCAGCAGAAGCCAGGCTAATGCTGCCGGAGCTGAATTCTAAAGGCCCCAGGCATTCTAGGACCTTAGAGCTCTCCCCATGGAGACCTGGTCCCTTGCTGGTGACAGAAAGAGGCTAATGCTGGTCATAAGTTCCAGGGAGATATAACAACAGATACCAGAAACCATGGGAAAGGTAAATACAGTGTAGAAGTGAGCACCCAAGCTGAGTGACAGAGATCTGCCCCCTAGTTCATCATTATTATAATTCATTGTTAATTTTAatcacacacccccccccccccccccaggcacacacttcATATTGCCTTTTTTGAGCTCTCTTGTTCTGGACTGTTCCCTGGCTGGTGGGACTCTGCATCATTCAGCACTTTCCAGCTTTCAAATACCTCCAGGAGTGAGCAAGTGCCAATGTTCCCCACTGAGATTTTGGACTCTGGAGGGCGCTCAGCCTGTCCCTCTGTTCTAGGCCCCTCAGCATCCACCCGTCAGACATCTCTAGATCCAGGTGTGCAGGGAACAAAGATAACTCTTAATTACACTTGGAGCTGGCAAGGAAAAGGCATTGTTAGGAATGATATTTGCCCCTGACCTCTTCTGGGAATGAAAATGCAGCACAGCCCCCAATCTGCATTGATCTGGGGACTAAATGCAACGGGGAGTCAGACATGAACCCAGATCTCTGCCACAACAACAAAATGCCACCACTTTTACTTCCCGACCAGCCCACACTGCCCTTGCAGAACCTTTCACTGCCCTTCTACCCAGGGGCCAGGTACTGGGTTGGCCACTTTTAAGAAGTGGCCTTTAGCTGTGTGGCATTATGTCACTCTTCTGATTCCATTCTAGCAGCTCCATTCCACCCTGTCGTGGCAGGCAGCTTCTGACTCTTTCTTGTCTGGTATCCCGCTGTGGTTTAGGATTACTGTGACTGGGAGAGGAACCACaactcagccagcgctgcagagaAGCTGGCAGATGACATTTTGGCTATGAACCAGGCCGCAGGGCTGGGTCTCTGGGAGTGTCTGTTTGCTCTGCAAAGCAGGTGGGCTCACCCCAATCTCCATGGGATGCTGGAGGAAATCATTCAGAATGGTAATGTACCCATCACACAGAATGGGGGACACATGAAGTGGGGGGCATAGGCCGTGGGTATAATAGGCAGCTAGCTACCGCGGGATGCTGGGTTGCAGGTTTTTGCTTATTGTTATGTGCcatgcaggctctgaggtggctgaggaggcagtatctgctattcagcttcctggatTCATCAGTCATCCCCTTGGActccagagagattactgatTTCTGACGAACCCTCAGCCGCCCCGGAACCTGCATGACGCATATAAAAAGCTCAGCGTTCTTCCGCCGGGTGGCACAGGGTCTCAGGACGGGGCATGTGTCACATTTCTCATTCTCTGGCCAGCACAGCTGGGGTGGTTGGGGATGGCCCAGGCCGactcggggctggggcagctggCCAGCATGACTTGGGCTGGCTTGGGGTGGCTGGGGTTgacttggggctggggctgaggctggccTGGTGCTCGGGTCGGCTGACCAATGTGGCTTGGGTTGCTCGGACTGGACCGTCTGGGGCCATCCCAgtgaggctgggctggagctggggtggcTGGGCCCAGCCCGGGGCTCGGGCCAGCCAGCTGGAATGGTTGGGGCTGAATGTGCTGGACCAGCTGGGACTGGCCTGGGGCTTGGGTCGGCTggctggtgcaggagggtgggagacttggggttccagccactgggGGGGACCCTCATGCGGaaaaggtggggctggggagggctagcctccccgagGGCTATGTTGGGGGAAATTCACAGGAATCATATGAACAAGTGGCCAGAGAGCTGGGGAAAAGCAAGTGTGACCAGAGCTGGGCACAAGCTGAGAGGAAGAAAGATCTGTGCAGAAGAGGGGACCCCTATTGGCTGGATAAGGGGCCTGTAGAGAGATTGCTGGGCAGAGAGCAACTCCTACAGTGCAGTGATGAGCATGAAAAGAGAACGGCAAATAGCTGGTCAGGAGACAGAGGACTGTGTCCTGAACTCAGACAAGGATGGCTTCATGTTTGCAGAAGGGTGGGGGCTGGTTTTACCAGCCATGTGGAGATGAGCCCAGTGTACCTGTGGTCTCTCTCTCATAGTAGAGAGGAAACAAGATTCagttgtaataaatataaaaggGAAACTCAGTGTGGTGTTGCTGATGTTAAATAAAGAGATAAAACTAAGAGCCTAGAACAATGAAATGTGATGGTATTAAGGCCAAATTTGTAACCATAACCTATGTCACAGAATAGCATAGTCtgggccttctctctctctctttctaggtcAAAATCTGTTAAAGGAAAATCTCCTGAATGAAAATGGGCACACTCTTGATGCTGAACTGAAAGGTACCATGATGGAATTTCATCCCTGTTCATGCCAATAAAGGGCTCAGTCATGCCTTATAGGCACTGATCTGTACTGGGGCTGGGACAGAACCTCTCAACTCAGGGTCAGCTTCAGTGGGGCACAACTCCCCAGTGGTCCGAGGAAATACTCCTATAGAGTGTGCAGCTTACCCCCACTGTGAGCCCAGTCATCTCCACTAGCCAGGGCACTCAGAACAGGgccatggccctgcctcctcctcagcCCCTTTAGGGGTCTCATGTGTCCCAGAAAGTGctaggaggaggaagcaggatAATTGTGCCATTACAATTGTGTCCAGCTCGGGTAGATGTAGGAAGGCTTCTTACACCCTTTCCCTCTTGTGCAAGCACAGAACAGCTGGGATCAAACTGGCTCTGCGTGTATTGCACTGCAGTGGCATCCACTGGGCAGCTCAGCATGAGTGCCGGGGCTTCTCTGCTCTCTGTCAGTTACACCTGCAGCTGCACTTCCAGGGATCCTTATTTTATAGGCACACGGAACCAGCTGTGGTCAAAATTAGACCTATCAGAGTTGCTGGGTTTGCTGGCATTGAATCACACAAGCTGGAACAGGAAACCTGATGTGATCCTGTTGGATCTCAGTGCAAGCTCCAGGGTAAACCAGAAAGTATTCACGATCTGACTCAGCAGAGGAAAGGGCAGAGGGAAGACAAAGATGTGAGATCAGAGCAATTACTTATCTGTCCAGGCCTCAGCTTGGTATCTGGTTAGAATATAAATGAGAAGAAAAGTGTCTCTATCAGGCCTCTGCTTGGTATCTGCTTGGTCAAGGGCAGTAACGGGGCAGGTCCGAAAtgggaaagacagagagaaatatGACTGGGGGGGCGCTATGTCTGTCTCAACACATTTCTTCATTCCAGTTTGCCAAAAAAAGCACAAAGATAATCTCTGTGACCTGACATGGATGATGAAGGAAAACAGGAGCTCAGAGACGTCGCGGGGACCTCAGCCTCCCTCCATCTCTAGTCACTATGTGGAGCTGAAGGTTGTCTCAGACTGTCACTTCAAGAAGCAGACACACCAGGAGCATGAGGCTCTGGCCGCGGCTGGGGAGCTGAATGAATATCGTCTCCAGAGGAGAATGAAGAGTGAGCTGGAGCGCATCACCCCTGACCGGCTCTTCCGCTGGTGCTTTCGAACCCGCCGTCTCCCCCTGTCTGTGATGGTGAGTGGAGTAGCTGGCGTGGGCAAGACAACCCTGGTGCAGAAGTTCATCTTTGACTGGGCAACAGGGAAGCACTACCAGAAAtttgcctttgttttcttcttcaagttCCGAGACCTGAACGCTATTATTGAGAAGAGGAGCCTAGAATCTCTGCTCTGTCAAACATATCCACACCTCCGGGACAAGCTCCCTAGAGTCCTGGAAGACCCTGAGAAGTTGCTCTTCATCTTTGATGGCTTGGATGAGAGCAAGACTGATTTGAAATTAAACAGAGGTGGATCCCAGGAGCTGTGTAGGAATCCAGAGGATGTGAAGCCAGTTACTGTGATTGTCACCAGCCTGCTGAAACAGACTCTGCTGAAGGGATgttctgtgctgctgaccagcCGCCCCAGCAAGTTGAGCAGTTTGGAGGCTGGAGTCTTCCATAGAGTGGCCAGTATCGTGGGCTTCCTCTccaaggaaagggaaagatacTTTTCCATGTTCTTTGGAGATGAGCGAGTCTCCAGGGAGGCCTTCGCATATGTGAGGGACAGTCAGGTTCTGTACACGTTATGCTACAACCCGTCTTACTGCTGGATCACATGCATGGCCCTGAAACCCTGCTTCACTACCAAGGCAGGGAGACCACAGTCTGCACCCAAAACAGTGGCCCAGCTCTTTGTCAGCTACGTCACCCATATTATGGCCAGTCATACACAGGAGCGGCCTGAACCTCAGAGGATGCGAGATATATTGATAAGTGTCGGATGGTTGGCTGAATACGGCATCACAAACCACATTCTAGTCTTTGATCTGAAGTATTTACAGGATTTCAATGTGGAGTTTTCTCCATTCCTCAGTGGCTTCTTGGTGGAGAACCCTCAAACCAATgactcttcccaggtgacctacTCCTTCCTTCACCTCACCATCCAGGAGTTCTTTGCTGCCCTCGTGCATTACCTAGATTACAAGGAGGACAAGTTCAGAGACACAGTGGCTAAATCCAGGTCCTGTAAGGAAGGTGACTATGAGATCTTCTCTCGCTTCCTGGCTGGGTTCTCCCATCCTGCAACCAAGATGCCGCTGGAGAGATATGTGGGGAAGTTCTCTGCAGAGGCAACTCGCAAGGTTATTGGGTGGCTCGGTGAGATAAACTATGAAGAGCTGCAAAGCCCAGAAGAGCCCgaggggaagaggaggctgaTGAACATATTCAATTTGTTTTTTGAATCCCAGAACAGCCAACTTGTGCGTGATGTGGTGGGTAAAGCTGCCCACATGGACTTCTCTGACTTATACCTCATGCCGGTGGATTGCACAGTCCTTGCTTATGTGCTGAGTTGCTGTGAAGAAATACAGCACCTAACCCTAGATTCATGCTTCATCCAGAGCGAGGGTCTGGAGCGACTCAGAGCTGAGCTGCACAAAGTCAGAGAACTGAGGTAGGAAAAGAGGTCAGGTGTAAAGTTTAAAATATCAGGGACTTGGGCTGTCAGGTAGTTGGTGATTCCCGAGAGTGTTACAGTTATGGACATTACACCATTCTGTAACATACAAGATCCAAGTCCATGTTATACTCAGCCTCTGTCTATTTCACTTGTGGCCCATTTTGCaagaaaaaagtcatttcatGGACCAAACATCTCACCTCCCTAAGGCTTGCTTCCCAAATACTTAATTCTGCAGACCTCCAAGGAAGGGATCCATGGATCactgggggtccacagacccaCAAGTGGAACCGTCTATCTAGCTCAGGATTTTATACTGGCACCCATCATCACAGTATGTGAGCACCTTCAGCGTGAAATCTATAGCAATAGTGAAGTCCTTAGTCTGGATGTCATGAAGCTCCAGCTCTTCTTTATTTTCAGAGTCAAAACTCTGCTTGgagaagggtttttgtttttagattttttGAGCTTTTATTAAGTTTCTctctttggtggtggtggggggggggcgggggttggtaGAAGGCATGTCCGTGTGCCATGGCATCCTTAGGGCAGAAAAGCTACTGTATTATTATCACTTAGTGGGAATGAGAGTTTCCTGAAAAAGACAAGTTTGGGCCTCTAGGCACCAGAGATTCAAATCCCAGGGGGACCCGCTTAGCAAAGAGAGACACTGAGTTCCAGGGTGTTACTGGATGTGTGTGCTTGGAAGcaaggtccatcaatagctattagccaggatcggcagggatgcaaaacccgTGCTGTGAGTGTCTGAGCTATTatactgggcaacatctagattaagcagtttttctcaccccactgggtACTGCAGTCTTTAGTATACAGGTTTGTCCCTTAAATCTGGGCCAGTCTcttctg includes:
- the LOC116816134 gene encoding LOW QUALITY PROTEIN: NACHT, LRR and PYD domains-containing protein 6-like (The sequence of the model RefSeq protein was modified relative to this genomic sequence to represent the inferred CDS: deleted 1 base in 1 codon), whose product is MTHAVCVCIEAGLSSSRLSFLLGTGVGEHFNTLHLQPRWCRARGICCRWCCACKTSQQCKSRVNRMASNQQTAVSEDNIVAFRKHMDNYTSGELKRLSEHFRPDLVYVIENDILTVLQELTSRCIITAQQAQDYCDWERNHNSASAAEKLADDILAMNQAAGLGLWECLFALQSRWAHPNLHGMLEEIIQNGQNLLKENLLNENGHTLDAELKVCQKKHKDNLCDLTWMMKENRSSETSRGPQPPSISSHYVELKVVSDCHFKKQTHQEHEALAAAGELNEYRLQRRMKSELERITPDRLFRWCFRTRRLPLSVMVSGVAGVGKTTLVQKFIFDWATGKHYQKFAFVFFFKFRDLNAIIEKRSLESLLCQTYPHLRDKLPRVLEDPEKLLFIFDGLDESKTDLKLNRGGSQELCRNPEDVKPVTVIVTSLLKQTLLKGCSVLLTSRPSKLSSLEAGVFHRVASIVGFLSKERERYFSMFFGDERVSREAFAYVRDSQVLYTLCYNPSYCWITCMALKPCFTTKAGRPQSAPKTVAQLFVSYVTHIMASHTQERPEPQRMRDILISVGWLAEYGITNHILVFDLKYLQDFNVEFSPFLSGFLVENPQTNDSSQVTYSFLHLTIQEFFAALVHYLDYKEDKFRDTVAKSRSCKEGDYEIFSRFLAGFSHPATKMPLERYVGKFSAEATRKVIGWLGEINYEELQSPEEPEGKRRLMNIFNLFFESQNSQLVRDVVGKAAHMDFSDLYLMPVDCTVLAYVLSCCEEIQHLTLDSCFIQSEGLERLRAELHKVRELSLLDNDLKDPTMKDICKALKHQNCRLETLSLGRNAFTEQCCEELASALAENRTLLSLELKKNKLRTMGLSYLLRVFESPECKIWKLGLQGTGLSDESCGSLCSALSKNSSLRHLNLSANMFTDRCAEEVHLLILTCPSLTEIRLGLNDFSPEVEKQLKNVQRERLDIHF